One segment of Amycolatopsis alba DSM 44262 DNA contains the following:
- a CDS encoding PadR family transcriptional regulator, whose protein sequence is MSELNATAAALLGLLHDGPATGGQLVAGAGERFGAFFSVTRSQVYRELPALSKEGLVRLGKQGPRSSQQYLITAAGKKAFKTWLSSEAGPDHLRSPLILRLVHAGSLTVKQRSTLLESARASYTQQLDEAKAATKGADGPYAKAVAEFAQAQAKAALKLLDSIPQS, encoded by the coding sequence GTGTCCGAATTGAATGCAACAGCCGCCGCACTGCTCGGTCTTCTCCACGACGGTCCCGCCACGGGCGGGCAACTGGTCGCGGGGGCGGGTGAGCGTTTCGGCGCCTTCTTCAGCGTGACCCGCAGCCAGGTGTACCGGGAGCTCCCCGCCTTGTCGAAGGAGGGCCTCGTCCGCCTCGGCAAGCAGGGTCCGCGGTCGAGCCAGCAGTACCTCATCACCGCGGCGGGCAAGAAGGCGTTCAAGACGTGGCTGTCCTCCGAAGCCGGTCCTGACCACCTCCGCAGCCCGCTGATCCTGCGTCTCGTGCACGCCGGCTCGCTGACGGTGAAGCAGCGCTCGACTCTGCTCGAGTCGGCGCGCGCCAGCTACACCCAGCAGCTCGACGAGGCCAAGGCCGCCACCAAGGGGGCCGACGGCCCGTACGCCAAGGCGGTCGCCGAGTTCGCGCAGGCGCAGGCGAAAGCGGCACTGAAACTGCTGGATTCCATCCCCCAGTCCTGA
- a CDS encoding UPF0182 family protein, which translates to MATRPPVSLPKLSRRSRILLIIAAVVILALLLGARLLDTYVDWLWFGEVGARTVFSTVLITRVVLFFAVGLLVGGALAISLMIAYRSRPVFVPVSGNDDPLARYRSAIVGRIRLFGIGIPVLTGLIAGASAQSDWQVVQLFLNGTPFGQTDPEFGNDVGFYAFDLPFYNWLLGWLFIAVVIAFFGALISHYVFGGIRLAGKGGQLAGPTRAQLAITIGIFVLLKAVEYFFDRYNLLLSDRGAPLFVGATYTDLNAVLPAKLILLCISVICAVAFFAGAFLRNLQLPAIALVLLILSNVLVGVAWPAVLDQFSVKPNANEKESASIQRNMDATRQAFGLTNVEYQDYTGKSEATSAEIKADKGTVPNIRLLDPNILSDTFTQRVGRENFYGFPSKLDIDRYTLNGVTQDYIVAAKEIKTEGLTGNQTNWINKHLVYTHGNGFVAAPANTIDRALKDANSDGGYPIATTSDTQNPAGAGSSDPNKPGIKVDEPRIYYGELATDAAYAIVGGKAGQAPGEYDTAVDRGYIYKGSGGVPIDNWFNRLVFAAEYGERNILFSDAIGDGSKIMFNREPRERVAKAAPWLTLDGDPYPAVVNGKIIWIVDGYTTMNNFPYAQQTQLGQATNDSLSGTTRQANSSINYIRNSVKATVDAFDGTVTLYGVEDNEPVLNAWKKVFPGLVKPSTEISPDLRSHFRYPEDLFKVQRELLSKYHVNNPAEFYAQQAFWSVPQDPTQEGGVNASASGIANQPGYYVLATAPGDAKSRFQLTSSLTGLQRQYLAAWMSVSSDPEDYGRMRVLRLPTGASGATQVDGPVQVQNRFQSDPRVAQDRTLFNNPNVTVTYGNLITLPVANGFLYVEPVYIRQRNQLSYPQLARVLVSYGTKIGFAPTLNEALDQVFGAGTGSGVTPPQTGGTPGTTTPPPPGTTTPQPPVSGNPALEKAAGEMHDAWAKYKAAQQSGNYADQGAALAALDVAYRAYEAAKASPPASGAPPANKPGG; encoded by the coding sequence GTGGCCACTCGGCCCCCCGTGAGCCTGCCGAAGCTGTCCCGGCGCAGCCGGATACTGCTCATCATCGCCGCCGTAGTCATTCTGGCCCTGCTGCTGGGCGCGAGACTGCTGGACACCTACGTCGACTGGTTGTGGTTCGGCGAGGTCGGTGCCCGGACGGTGTTCAGCACGGTGCTGATCACCCGTGTCGTCTTGTTCTTCGCGGTCGGGCTTTTGGTGGGGGGTGCGCTCGCGATCAGCCTGATGATCGCGTACCGGTCCAGGCCCGTCTTCGTGCCGGTTTCCGGCAACGACGACCCGCTCGCGCGCTATCGGTCCGCGATCGTCGGCCGGATCCGCCTGTTCGGCATCGGCATCCCGGTGCTCACCGGGCTCATCGCCGGCGCGTCCGCGCAGAGTGACTGGCAGGTCGTGCAGTTGTTCCTGAACGGCACGCCGTTCGGTCAGACCGATCCCGAGTTCGGCAACGACGTCGGCTTCTACGCCTTTGACCTGCCGTTCTACAACTGGCTCCTGGGCTGGCTGTTCATCGCGGTCGTCATCGCGTTCTTCGGTGCGCTGATCTCGCACTACGTCTTCGGCGGTATCCGGCTCGCGGGCAAGGGCGGCCAGCTCGCCGGCCCGACCCGCGCCCAGCTTGCCATCACCATCGGCATCTTCGTGCTGTTGAAGGCGGTCGAGTACTTCTTCGACCGCTACAACCTGCTGCTGTCCGATCGGGGAGCCCCGCTGTTCGTCGGTGCGACCTATACCGACTTGAACGCGGTCCTGCCCGCGAAGCTGATCCTTCTGTGCATCTCGGTGATCTGTGCCGTCGCGTTCTTCGCCGGGGCGTTCCTGCGCAACCTGCAGCTGCCCGCGATCGCTTTGGTGCTGCTGATCCTGTCGAACGTGCTCGTCGGTGTCGCGTGGCCCGCGGTGCTCGACCAGTTCTCCGTGAAGCCCAACGCCAACGAGAAAGAGTCGGCGTCGATCCAGCGCAACATGGATGCGACACGTCAGGCGTTCGGCCTGACCAATGTCGAATACCAGGACTACACCGGCAAATCCGAGGCGACCTCCGCGGAGATCAAGGCGGACAAGGGGACTGTCCCGAACATCCGGCTCCTCGACCCGAACATCCTCAGCGACACGTTCACCCAGCGCGTCGGCCGTGAGAACTTCTACGGCTTCCCGTCCAAGCTGGACATCGACCGCTACACCCTCAACGGTGTCACGCAGGACTACATCGTCGCGGCCAAGGAAATCAAGACCGAAGGCCTCACCGGCAATCAGACGAACTGGATCAACAAGCACCTCGTCTACACGCACGGAAACGGCTTCGTCGCCGCGCCGGCCAACACGATCGACCGTGCACTGAAGGACGCCAACTCCGACGGTGGCTACCCGATCGCCACCACCAGCGACACCCAGAACCCGGCGGGCGCCGGGTCGTCCGACCCGAACAAGCCCGGTATCAAGGTGGACGAGCCCCGTATCTACTACGGCGAGCTCGCGACCGACGCCGCGTACGCGATCGTCGGCGGCAAGGCGGGACAGGCGCCCGGCGAGTACGACACCGCGGTCGACCGCGGTTACATCTACAAGGGTTCCGGCGGCGTGCCGATCGACAACTGGTTCAACCGGCTCGTCTTTGCCGCAGAGTACGGCGAGCGGAACATTCTCTTCTCCGACGCCATTGGCGACGGATCCAAGATCATGTTCAACCGCGAGCCGCGGGAGCGTGTCGCGAAGGCTGCCCCGTGGCTGACTCTCGACGGCGACCCGTACCCGGCGGTCGTCAACGGCAAGATCATCTGGATCGTCGACGGCTACACGACGATGAACAACTTCCCGTACGCCCAGCAGACCCAGCTCGGCCAGGCCACCAACGACTCGCTCAGCGGCACGACCCGCCAGGCGAACTCTTCGATCAACTACATCCGCAACTCGGTCAAGGCCACCGTCGACGCGTTCGACGGCACCGTGACCCTGTACGGGGTCGAGGACAACGAGCCGGTGCTGAACGCCTGGAAGAAGGTCTTCCCCGGACTGGTCAAGCCGAGCACTGAGATCTCCCCGGACCTGCGGTCACACTTCCGCTACCCCGAAGATCTCTTCAAGGTGCAGCGGGAACTCCTGTCGAAGTACCACGTGAACAACCCCGCCGAGTTCTACGCTCAGCAGGCCTTCTGGAGTGTCCCCCAGGACCCGACGCAGGAAGGCGGAGTGAACGCGTCCGCCTCCGGTATCGCCAACCAGCCCGGCTACTACGTCCTGGCCACCGCGCCGGGAGACGCCAAGTCGCGGTTCCAGCTCACCAGTTCACTGACCGGTCTCCAACGGCAGTATCTGGCAGCCTGGATGTCGGTATCGTCCGATCCCGAAGACTACGGGCGAATGCGGGTCCTGAGACTGCCGACAGGAGCTAGTGGCGCGACCCAGGTGGACGGACCCGTCCAGGTCCAGAACAGATTCCAAAGTGACCCGCGGGTCGCGCAGGACCGGACACTGTTCAACAACCCGAACGTCACGGTCACCTACGGAAACCTGATCACCCTGCCCGTCGCCAACGGCTTCCTCTATGTGGAACCGGTCTACATCCGGCAACGGAACCAGCTGAGCTATCCGCAGCTGGCCCGAGTCCTGGTCTCCTACGGCACGAAGATCGGCTTCGCGCCGACGCTCAACGAAGCGCTCGATCAGGTCTTCGGTGCGGGCACCGGATCCGGGGTCACACCGCCTCAGACCGGTGGCACTCCCGGAACCACGACGCCGCCGCCGCCGGGCACGACGACGCCGCAACCGCCCGTCAGTGGCAACCCGGCGCTCGAAAAGGCCGCCGGTGAGATGCATGACGCCTGGGCCAAGTACAAGGCGGCCCAGCAGTCGGGCAACTACGCGGATCAAGGTGCCGCCCTCGCCGCACTCGATGTCGCTTACCGGGCCTACGAGGCAGCCAAGGCGAGCCCGCCGGCGAGTGGCGCGCCGCCCGCCAACAAGCCCGGAGGGTGA
- a CDS encoding zinc-dependent metalloprotease translates to MSKPPFGFGPPDPDKRGENEPSDSGGQPSGAEAFNQLGQMLSQLGQMLSQAGSSTGPVNYDLAKQIALQNLSSSDSGDVKLGFSSSSGGDSNTAVRDAAHLAELWLDAATILPAGATTTVAWSARTWVEKTLPTWQRLCDPVAQQVSGAWVQALPDEAKQAAGPLLSMMGQMGGMAFGSQLGNALAQLASEVLTSTEVGLPLGPAATSALLPANIEKFTEGLELPTSEVLVFIAAREAAHQRLFAHVPWLRQRLLATVEEFASGISVDTSALEQLAGQIDPSNPASIEEAMSSGLLEPQTSPEQKAALNRLETLLALVEGWVDVVVAEAIGDRLPGADALRETLRRRRATGGPAEQTFATLVGLELRPRRMRAASALWKLVGDQHGIEKRDGLWSHPDLMPTAGDLDEPLDFAERLGDGESTLEGIDPIAEIERTEREKNKPKDDEDKS, encoded by the coding sequence ATGAGCAAACCCCCGTTCGGCTTCGGACCGCCCGATCCCGACAAACGAGGCGAGAACGAGCCGTCGGATTCCGGCGGCCAGCCCTCCGGCGCCGAGGCCTTCAATCAGCTCGGTCAGATGCTCAGCCAGCTGGGCCAGATGCTCAGCCAGGCCGGCAGCTCGACCGGGCCGGTCAACTACGACCTGGCGAAACAGATCGCGTTGCAGAACCTCAGCAGCAGCGACAGCGGCGACGTCAAGCTCGGCTTTTCGTCATCAAGTGGCGGCGACTCGAACACAGCCGTCCGTGACGCCGCCCACCTCGCCGAGCTGTGGCTCGACGCCGCGACGATCCTGCCCGCCGGAGCTACGACGACCGTCGCGTGGTCCGCGCGTACCTGGGTCGAGAAGACCCTGCCTACCTGGCAGCGCCTCTGCGACCCCGTCGCCCAGCAGGTCTCGGGCGCCTGGGTCCAGGCACTGCCTGACGAGGCCAAGCAGGCCGCCGGCCCGCTGCTGTCGATGATGGGGCAGATGGGCGGGATGGCCTTCGGCTCCCAGCTCGGTAACGCCCTGGCTCAGTTGGCTTCCGAAGTGCTCACCTCCACCGAGGTCGGCCTGCCGCTCGGCCCCGCGGCCACCTCCGCGCTCTTGCCGGCGAACATCGAGAAGTTCACCGAGGGCCTGGAGCTGCCGACCAGCGAGGTGCTGGTCTTCATCGCCGCGCGCGAGGCCGCCCACCAACGGCTGTTCGCGCACGTTCCCTGGCTGCGGCAGCGTCTGCTGGCCACGGTCGAGGAGTTCGCGAGCGGGATCTCCGTCGACACCTCGGCGCTGGAACAGCTCGCGGGCCAGATCGACCCGTCGAACCCGGCCAGCATCGAAGAGGCCATGTCCTCCGGTCTGCTCGAGCCCCAGACCTCGCCCGAGCAGAAGGCGGCCCTGAACCGGCTGGAGACCCTGCTCGCGCTGGTCGAAGGCTGGGTCGACGTCGTGGTCGCCGAGGCCATCGGCGACCGCCTCCCTGGCGCGGACGCGCTCCGGGAGACGCTGCGCCGCCGCCGTGCCACGGGTGGCCCGGCCGAGCAGACCTTCGCCACCTTGGTCGGGCTCGAGCTCCGGCCCAGGCGGATGCGAGCGGCTTCCGCACTGTGGAAGCTGGTCGGCGACCAGCACGGCATCGAGAAGCGGGACGGCCTCTGGTCGCACCCCGACCTCATGCCGACCGCCGGAGATCTCGACGAGCCGCTGGACTTCGCCGAACGTCTCGGCGATGGCGAGTCGACCCTCGAAGGCATCGACCCGATCGCCGAGATCGAACGCACCGAGCGCGAGAAGAACAAGCCCAAGGACGACGAAGACAAGAGCTGA
- the prfB gene encoding peptide chain release factor 2, with protein MSDEFDAALKDLTGKLTQIESVMDLDALRAQVAELEEQASSPNLWDDPEAAQKVTSQLSHRQSELRRISELRQRLDDLGVLYELAEAEGDSASVAESESELTALTKDIDGLEVRTLLSGEYDPRNAVVTIRSEAGGVDAADWAEMLLRMYLRWAERHNYPTDVYDISYAEEAGIKSATFKVTAPYVYGTLSVEQGTHRLVRISPFDNQSRRQTSFAHVEVMPEVEEVDHVDIPEKDIRVDVYRSSGPGGQSVNTTDSAVRITHIPTGVVVSCQNEKSQLQNKAAAMKVLQARLLLRKKEEERAEMDALKDGGSSWGNQMRSYVLHPYQMVKDLRTEFEVGNPSSVLDGEIDGFLEAGIRWRKQSGAA; from the coding sequence GTGAGTGATGAGTTCGATGCGGCCCTGAAGGACCTGACCGGCAAGCTGACACAGATCGAGTCGGTGATGGACCTGGACGCGCTGCGTGCCCAGGTGGCCGAGCTGGAGGAACAGGCGTCCAGCCCGAACCTCTGGGACGACCCCGAAGCGGCGCAGAAGGTCACCAGCCAGTTGTCCCATCGGCAGAGTGAGCTGCGACGCATTTCCGAGCTGCGGCAGCGGCTCGACGACCTGGGTGTCCTCTATGAACTGGCCGAGGCCGAGGGCGACTCCGCCAGTGTGGCCGAGTCCGAGTCCGAGCTCACGGCGCTCACGAAGGACATCGACGGGCTCGAGGTCCGCACGTTGCTGTCGGGTGAGTACGACCCGCGGAACGCCGTGGTCACCATCCGGTCCGAAGCGGGCGGCGTCGACGCGGCCGACTGGGCCGAGATGCTGCTCCGGATGTACCTGCGGTGGGCGGAGCGGCACAACTACCCGACGGACGTCTACGACATCTCCTACGCCGAAGAGGCGGGCATCAAGTCGGCCACGTTCAAGGTGACCGCGCCCTACGTCTACGGCACGCTCTCGGTCGAGCAGGGCACGCACCGGCTGGTGCGCATCTCGCCCTTCGACAACCAGAGCCGTCGCCAGACCTCCTTCGCGCACGTCGAGGTGATGCCCGAGGTCGAGGAGGTCGACCACGTCGACATCCCCGAGAAGGACATCCGCGTCGACGTGTACCGCTCGTCCGGCCCCGGTGGCCAGAGCGTCAACACGACGGACTCGGCGGTGCGGATCACGCACATCCCGACCGGTGTGGTCGTTTCGTGTCAGAACGAAAAGTCGCAGCTGCAGAACAAGGCCGCCGCGATGAAGGTGCTCCAGGCGCGGCTGCTGCTGCGGAAGAAGGAAGAAGAGCGCGCCGAGATGGACGCGCTCAAGGACGGCGGCTCCAGCTGGGGCAACCAGATGCGCTCCTACGTGCTGCACCCGTACCAGATGGTCAAGGACCTGCGGACCGAGTTCGAGGTCGGCAACCCGTCGTCCGTGCTCGACGGCGAGATCGACGGTTTCCTGGAGGCGGGCATCCGCTGGCGCAAGCAGTCCGGAGCCGCGTAA
- a CDS encoding FAD-dependent monooxygenase, which produces MNNLGTDVVVAGAGPTGLMLAHELALAGVDVVVLERLPERTGLSKALNLQPRTAEMLELRGLLHGAEERSFTTVQDGHFAMIPVGYDGWDTRFPFQLGIPQAQVEAYLEEQLATQGTKVLRGAEVIDFVQDKDSVSVRYRTNGGETRLRAKFLVGCDGGRSVVRKGLDVDFPGVNGEGFGMVADVLFDKIPDGAQKQWRTMRNVGGATGDTTFKGLIPLGEPGLYRFVYGDRASRPADIRSAVSHDEVRRALLESYGDSATVSEIRWASQFSDAARQAEHYRVGRVLLAGDAAHIHFPAGGQGLNLGVQDAMNLGWKLAATVRGWAGDDLLDTYEAERHPVGAQVLHNVAAQTGLIPRSHESRALRAVFADLAALPEVSRHLSGMVSGLGIRYATYGTSHPALGSRLTDQDVATEAGPLRPSTLFHNGDFVLLTTSPAHTDAARAQARSPRLTTQLVTSLPWPSTDAVLYRPDGYACWVTPTPTR; this is translated from the coding sequence ATGAACAACCTGGGGACGGACGTGGTCGTGGCCGGAGCGGGGCCGACCGGGCTGATGCTGGCCCACGAGCTCGCGCTCGCCGGCGTCGATGTCGTGGTACTGGAACGGCTTCCCGAGCGCACAGGACTGTCGAAAGCGCTGAACCTCCAGCCGCGCACCGCGGAAATGCTGGAACTGCGCGGACTTCTGCACGGCGCCGAGGAGCGTTCGTTCACGACGGTGCAGGACGGTCACTTCGCGATGATCCCCGTCGGCTACGACGGCTGGGACACCCGCTTCCCTTTCCAGCTGGGGATTCCGCAGGCTCAGGTCGAGGCCTACCTGGAGGAACAGCTTGCCACGCAAGGAACGAAGGTGCTGCGAGGCGCCGAAGTAATCGATTTCGTTCAGGACAAAGACTCTGTCTCTGTCCGGTACCGAACAAATGGTGGCGAAACCCGGCTACGCGCGAAGTTCCTCGTCGGCTGCGACGGAGGTCGAAGCGTTGTACGAAAAGGACTGGATGTGGACTTTCCCGGTGTAAACGGTGAAGGTTTCGGCATGGTCGCGGACGTCCTGTTCGACAAAATCCCTGACGGCGCGCAAAAACAGTGGCGAACGATGCGGAACGTCGGCGGGGCGACAGGTGACACCACGTTCAAAGGCCTGATTCCGTTGGGAGAACCGGGGCTTTACCGCTTCGTGTACGGCGACAGGGCCTCGCGGCCCGCGGATATCCGGTCCGCCGTCTCGCATGACGAAGTCCGGCGCGCCTTGCTCGAGTCGTACGGCGACTCCGCGACGGTGTCGGAAATCCGGTGGGCGTCACAGTTTTCCGATGCCGCGCGACAAGCGGAGCACTACCGCGTCGGGCGGGTACTGCTGGCGGGCGATGCCGCGCACATCCATTTCCCCGCCGGCGGTCAGGGCCTGAACCTGGGTGTGCAGGACGCCATGAACCTGGGCTGGAAGCTCGCCGCGACCGTGCGTGGCTGGGCCGGTGACGACCTGCTCGACACGTACGAGGCCGAGCGGCACCCTGTCGGCGCTCAAGTACTGCACAACGTCGCCGCTCAGACAGGGCTGATTCCGCGGTCTCACGAGTCTCGCGCGCTTCGCGCCGTTTTCGCCGATCTGGCGGCGCTGCCCGAGGTGAGCCGGCACCTGTCGGGCATGGTCTCCGGTCTCGGGATCCGCTACGCGACCTACGGGACGTCGCATCCGGCGCTCGGCTCGCGGCTGACCGACCAGGATGTCGCCACCGAGGCCGGCCCGCTTCGTCCCAGCACGCTCTTTCACAACGGTGACTTCGTGCTCCTGACGACCAGTCCGGCCCACACCGACGCCGCCAGGGCTCAGGCCCGCTCACCGCGCCTGACGACCCAACTGGTCACGTCCCTGCCGTGGCCGTCCACGGACGCCGTCCTCTACCGCCCCGACGGCTACGCCTGCTGGGTCACCCCCACCCCGACGCGATAG
- a CDS encoding M48 family metallopeptidase, which yields MRSRDTTNPSDTPEHKVEVRRSQRRHRTVTAYWDEDTLVVLIPARMTRAEEKHWVAEMQRKLLRKGPRQAAPPKASDEALLARCAVLSAKFLDGKAIPASVRWVPPMRTRWASCTPVDATIRVSDRLRRVPAWVLDYVLVHELAHLKEPGHNAAFWELVRRYPKTERAIGYLEGLSSAAGWGIAAED from the coding sequence TTGAGGAGCCGGGACACGACGAATCCGTCGGACACTCCCGAACACAAGGTCGAGGTACGGCGTAGCCAACGCCGTCATCGGACCGTCACCGCGTACTGGGACGAGGACACCCTCGTCGTGCTGATCCCTGCCCGGATGACACGGGCCGAGGAGAAGCACTGGGTAGCCGAGATGCAGCGCAAACTGCTGCGCAAGGGGCCGAGGCAGGCCGCACCGCCGAAGGCCTCGGACGAGGCGCTGCTGGCGCGCTGCGCCGTGCTCTCGGCGAAGTTTCTGGACGGAAAGGCGATACCCGCGAGCGTTCGCTGGGTGCCGCCGATGCGCACGAGGTGGGCGTCCTGCACGCCGGTCGACGCGACGATCAGGGTCAGTGATCGCCTGCGCCGGGTGCCGGCATGGGTGCTGGACTACGTCCTCGTGCACGAACTCGCACATTTGAAGGAACCAGGGCACAACGCGGCGTTCTGGGAGCTCGTTCGCCGTTATCCCAAGACCGAGCGCGCCATCGGCTATCTGGAGGGCTTGTCCTCCGCCGCCGGATGGGGCATCGCGGCGGAGGACTGA
- a CDS encoding PPA1309 family protein, producing the protein MAPSEQQGVAGLAREVEEFVASGGWDQPPQLFALVPTAALLDEQPELAGQLDASAPLTPVAQESLPGGDLGEALAQIAWPDLVLGCALAQEIIVLPPDAEAELPVVPETDAERLRQAAADHPRRTEARLVAAVLRDGAGACVMRLRGAGQPEEPGDVPVDEIIENPELAPNLLEALKATLLP; encoded by the coding sequence ATGGCACCGAGTGAGCAGCAGGGCGTGGCCGGCCTGGCCCGTGAAGTCGAGGAGTTCGTCGCCTCCGGAGGATGGGATCAGCCGCCGCAGTTGTTCGCGCTGGTCCCGACCGCGGCACTGCTGGACGAGCAGCCCGAACTGGCCGGGCAACTCGACGCGTCGGCCCCGCTGACGCCGGTCGCCCAGGAGTCGCTGCCGGGTGGCGATCTGGGTGAGGCGCTGGCGCAGATCGCGTGGCCCGATCTGGTGCTGGGATGCGCGCTCGCGCAGGAGATCATCGTGCTGCCGCCGGACGCCGAAGCCGAGCTTCCGGTCGTGCCCGAGACCGACGCCGAACGCCTGCGTCAAGCGGCCGCTGACCACCCGCGACGTACCGAGGCCCGGCTCGTGGCCGCTGTGCTGCGGGATGGCGCCGGAGCGTGCGTCATGCGGCTTCGCGGTGCCGGGCAGCCCGAAGAACCCGGTGACGTCCCCGTCGACGAGATCATCGAGAACCCGGAGCTGGCCCCCAACCTGCTCGAAGCCCTGAAGGCGACCCTGCTCCCCTGA
- a CDS encoding TetR family transcriptional regulator, giving the protein MGLTRQDIVRAGLRLLNDVGLNGLTLRLIAQELGVKAPALYWHVKNKQELLDEMATRMYADAMPGRVPEGLGERDSLELASRALRRMMLAYRDGAKVFAGTFMTDESLIVGNPLQGRVDAGLEPYLAGRAFFTVYSYVVGFTIEEQAVYPVPGERDPRYDLTAAGWALDEDIEGRFGDGLTMVLNGVFAWLDDKVSS; this is encoded by the coding sequence GTGGGTCTGACCAGGCAGGACATCGTCCGCGCCGGGCTTCGGCTGCTCAACGACGTCGGGCTCAACGGGCTGACGCTCCGCCTGATCGCACAGGAGCTCGGCGTCAAGGCGCCGGCGCTGTACTGGCATGTGAAGAACAAACAAGAGCTGCTCGACGAGATGGCGACACGGATGTACGCCGACGCGATGCCGGGCCGCGTGCCGGAAGGCTTGGGGGAGCGGGACTCGCTTGAGCTGGCGTCGCGGGCTTTGCGCCGGATGATGCTCGCTTACCGTGACGGGGCAAAGGTCTTCGCCGGCACCTTCATGACCGACGAGAGCCTGATCGTCGGCAATCCGCTTCAAGGGCGCGTCGATGCCGGGCTCGAACCGTACCTGGCTGGACGAGCGTTCTTCACCGTTTACAGCTACGTCGTCGGCTTCACGATCGAAGAACAGGCCGTTTATCCGGTTCCGGGCGAACGGGACCCGCGTTATGACCTCACGGCAGCGGGGTGGGCCCTCGACGAGGACATCGAGGGCAGATTCGGTGACGGGCTGACCATGGTGCTCAACGGCGTCTTCGCGTGGCTGGATGACAAAGTCTCGTCATAA
- a CDS encoding YlbL family protein codes for MLVSGALFVAFALVGFFIPVPYVAISPGPTYDTLGKDAAGQPVIQVNGHEIFQTSGELRMTTVSLRDGGITLFNALGLWASGRYALAPREEYFKPGETNEQVRQENIQQLQDSQTAAQVAALRRKFPVKVLAKTIVSGSPADKVLAPGDRLLVVNGKTVAEATDVRAALNGTKPGQTVQITFKSDGQAERTVPLTLAQRPDGPEGFMGLTAVDRADVPFDVKISLQDVGGPSAGLMFALAVVDKMEPGDLAGGRHIAGTGEISEKGVVGAIGGISFKVVGAREAGATDFLVPAHNCAEAKTAAPDGLNLIKVSTLDEAIAQLENLKAGRPTASC; via the coding sequence CTGCTGGTCAGCGGTGCGTTGTTCGTCGCGTTCGCGCTGGTCGGGTTCTTCATCCCGGTGCCATACGTGGCGATCAGCCCCGGCCCGACCTACGACACCCTCGGCAAGGACGCCGCCGGACAGCCGGTGATCCAGGTCAACGGGCATGAGATCTTCCAGACCTCCGGCGAGCTGCGGATGACGACGGTCTCCCTGCGCGATGGCGGCATCACGCTGTTCAACGCGCTCGGGCTCTGGGCGAGCGGCCGGTACGCGCTGGCTCCGCGCGAGGAGTATTTCAAGCCGGGCGAGACCAATGAGCAGGTCCGTCAGGAGAACATCCAGCAGCTGCAGGACTCGCAGACCGCTGCCCAGGTCGCGGCGCTGCGGCGCAAGTTCCCTGTGAAGGTGCTCGCGAAGACGATCGTCTCCGGCAGTCCGGCGGACAAGGTGCTCGCCCCTGGTGACCGGCTTCTGGTGGTCAACGGGAAGACGGTCGCCGAGGCGACCGATGTGCGGGCCGCGCTGAACGGGACGAAGCCAGGGCAGACCGTCCAGATCACGTTCAAATCCGACGGGCAGGCAGAACGCACCGTGCCGCTCACGCTCGCGCAGCGGCCCGATGGTCCGGAAGGCTTCATGGGCCTGACCGCGGTGGACCGCGCCGATGTTCCTTTCGATGTGAAGATCTCGCTTCAGGACGTCGGCGGCCCGTCGGCAGGCCTGATGTTCGCGCTCGCGGTCGTCGACAAGATGGAACCCGGCGACCTCGCCGGTGGCAGGCACATCGCCGGGACGGGTGAAATCTCGGAAAAGGGCGTCGTCGGCGCGATCGGCGGCATCTCGTTCAAGGTGGTCGGCGCACGTGAAGCCGGTGCCACCGACTTCCTCGTGCCCGCGCACAACTGTGCCGAGGCGAAGACCGCCGCACCCGATGGCCTGAACCTGATCAAGGTATCCACGCTGGACGAGGCGATCGCGCAGCTCGAAAACCTCAAGGCGGGACGGCCCACCGCCTCCTGCTGA